The following are encoded in a window of Microcaecilia unicolor chromosome 14, aMicUni1.1, whole genome shotgun sequence genomic DNA:
- the NAT16 gene encoding LOW QUALITY PROTEIN: probable N-acetyltransferase 16 (The sequence of the model RefSeq protein was modified relative to this genomic sequence to represent the inferred CDS: deleted 1 base in 1 codon): protein MKLEVAFTLDSGPNADAELEFMVASEKEFEEIMAMSEGIYGGMDYLPSRYHSWIKEPDRTVVLVKKDGEVIGLQSVCIVDGGETALMEGLRVAPWERGKGVARVLQQFCAELVRQRHPGVKVARLTRDDKLGPKDFLKYRVITKQAILLMKFNARDFSLRLRDIVAALRGSNRLPPALLLEKSEVPAVVLDPVFIRKVLPGQTIIQDWQPFQPLASNLALLLKKELRWMVDSRADPLVATVCSPPFPIPKGQDWVYLNVDVFGQDFSRIQSQLLAHLQNRIQTLEGNVMCELFLVPELWEAMAQFCTCVLKVELAKDYTEQYLLEYDI from the exons ATGAAACTGGAGGTCGCCTTCACCCTGGACTCTGGTCCCAATGCAGACGCCGAGCTGGAGTTTATGGTGGCCTCTGAGAAGGAGTTTGAGGAGATCATGGCGATGTCTGAGGGCATTTATGGGGGCATGGATTATCTTCCGAGTCGCTATCATTCCTGGATCAAAGAGCCTGATCGCACTGTCGTCCTGGTCAAGAAGGATGGAGAAGTG ATAGGGCTGCAGTCTGTGTGTATCGTGGACGGCGGGGAGACAGCGCTGATGGAGGGGCTGCGGGTCGCGCCCTGGGAACGGGGGAAGGGCGTGGCCAGAGTGCTGCAGCAGTTCTGTGCGGAGTTGGTGAGGCAACGACATCCTGGGGTCAAGGTCGCGCGACTGACCAGAGACGACAAGCTGGGGCCCAAGGACTTCCTGAAGTACCGGGTCATCACCAAGCAG GCTATCCTACTTATGAAGTTCAACGCCCGAGACTTTTCCTTGCGGCTTCGTGACATAGTTGCGGCACTACGGGGGTCAAACCGCCTGCCACCTGCCCTGCTACTGGAGAAGAGCGAGGTGCCGGCTGTGGTGCTGGACCCAGTCTTCATCAGGAAGGTGCTGCCTGGCCAGACCATCATCCAGGACTGGCAGCCCTTCCAGCCACTGGCCAGCAACCTAGCTCTGCTGCTGAAGAAGGAGCTACGCTGGATGGTGGACAGCAGGGCGGACCCCCTGGTAGCCACGGTCTGCAGCCCACCCTTTCCCATTCCCAAGGGGCAGGACTGGGTCTACCTGAATGTTGATGTCTTCGGCCAGGACTTCAGCCGCATCCAGAGCCAGCTGCTGGCACATCTGCAGAACCGCATCCAGACGCTGGAGGGGAATGTCATGTGTGAGCTGTTCCTGGTGCCTGAGCTCTGGGAGGCGATGGCCCagttttgtacctgtgttctGAAGGTTGAG CTGGCTAAAGACTATACAGAACAGTACCTACTGGAATATGATATTTAG